A DNA window from Anaerocolumna sp. AGMB13020 contains the following coding sequences:
- a CDS encoding DUF1847 domain-containing protein yields MSENFSCTSCGVFNCAAQNGTYPGKCLTTSEENEEILEECLEIYNKDPEIKKIAVAAAQVEGQYYGQLTRVEEVIVFAKKIKAKKIGIASCMGLIQESKIFEKVLKANGFEPYGVICKVGAKDKSALGVREEDKIRPGQHESACNPIMQAKLLNKENTDLNVICGLCVGHDSMFIKYSDAPVTYLVVKDRVLAHNPVGALYTNGSYYKRLLQGVSLREEDKEL; encoded by the coding sequence ATGAGTGAGAATTTCAGTTGTACATCCTGTGGCGTATTCAATTGTGCCGCTCAAAATGGAACATATCCCGGTAAATGTCTGACTACCAGCGAGGAGAACGAAGAAATACTGGAGGAATGTCTGGAGATATATAACAAGGATCCGGAGATAAAAAAAATCGCTGTCGCGGCAGCACAGGTGGAAGGGCAATATTACGGACAGCTTACCAGAGTTGAGGAAGTCATCGTATTTGCTAAGAAAATAAAGGCTAAAAAAATAGGGATTGCCTCCTGCATGGGACTGATCCAGGAGAGTAAGATATTTGAGAAAGTATTAAAAGCAAATGGATTTGAACCCTACGGAGTTATATGTAAAGTAGGCGCAAAAGACAAATCGGCACTTGGGGTGAGGGAAGAGGATAAGATTCGTCCCGGACAACATGAGTCAGCCTGTAATCCTATTATGCAGGCAAAGCTATTAAACAAAGAGAATACGGACTTAAATGTTATCTGCGGTCTCTGTGTCGGACATGATTCTATGTTTATTAAGTATTCCGACGCACCTGTTACCTATCTTGTGGTAAAAGATCGTGTCCTGGCGCATAACCCTGTAGGAGCTCTTTATACAAATGGTTCTTATTATAAGAGGCTTCTTCAGGGCGTCAGCTTACGGGAGGAGGATAAAGAGCTGTAA
- a CDS encoding helix-turn-helix transcriptional regulator: protein MRNRLEEIRKKQGIKQEELAEALEVSRQTIGSLENGRYNPSILLAFKIARYFSMTIEDIFIYEEEPNER from the coding sequence GTGAGGAATCGGTTAGAAGAAATAAGAAAGAAACAGGGGATAAAGCAGGAAGAACTGGCAGAAGCTCTGGAGGTGTCCAGACAGACAATCGGATCTCTGGAGAACGGCCGTTATAATCCATCTATTTTATTGGCTTTTAAAATTGCCCGATATTTTAGTATGACCATTGAAGATATTTTTATCTATGAGGAGGAGCCAAATGAAAGATAA
- a CDS encoding helix-turn-helix transcriptional regulator, with protein sequence MPINMVIRENRKAHGLTQEQIAEYLGVSTPAVNKWEKGVSYPDVSLLPALARLLKIDLNTLLCFEEGLTDQEINQFSNKVIDTIRKKDYESGFSFAMEKIREYPNCDKLLYTAALLLEGALFMYGFNADNKEVYQKQITALYERVAGSKEEQVRNSAVYMLVSKYMEQEEYDKSQEMLDLLPESADLDKMLLQANLYRHQNKLEEAAEILERKLLMEVNEIHGILMNLIDIALKMENLRTADHLAELSVNLSDRFDLWGVNAYLIPLEVALAKKNVKDCLSLIKSVLSAVASPWKVSDSLLYSHIPVKEETQQNYCKQLFSAFLAEMESSPKYEFLHDNVEFRHLIERNKGKYN encoded by the coding sequence ATGCCAATTAATATGGTTATCAGGGAAAACAGAAAAGCACACGGATTAACACAGGAGCAAATAGCAGAATATTTGGGCGTTTCAACACCAGCTGTAAACAAGTGGGAAAAAGGCGTTTCTTATCCCGATGTTTCGTTACTGCCTGCATTGGCACGGCTGCTCAAGATTGATCTGAACACCTTACTCTGCTTTGAGGAAGGGCTTACAGACCAGGAAATCAATCAATTCAGCAATAAAGTTATTGATACAATTCGCAAGAAGGACTATGAAAGCGGGTTCTCTTTCGCAATGGAGAAGATAAGGGAATATCCGAATTGCGATAAACTCCTTTATACAGCTGCCTTGCTTTTGGAGGGGGCACTTTTCATGTATGGATTCAATGCTGATAACAAAGAGGTTTATCAAAAGCAAATAACTGCTTTGTACGAGCGTGTTGCAGGAAGCAAGGAGGAGCAGGTGAGAAACAGCGCTGTCTATATGCTGGTATCTAAGTATATGGAGCAGGAAGAGTACGATAAGTCGCAGGAAATGCTGGACTTATTACCCGAAAGTGCTGATCTGGATAAAATGCTGCTTCAGGCCAATTTATACAGACACCAGAATAAATTAGAAGAGGCTGCAGAAATTCTGGAACGTAAGTTACTGATGGAGGTCAATGAAATCCATGGAATCTTAATGAATCTGATCGACATTGCATTAAAAATGGAAAACCTTAGAACAGCAGATCATCTGGCGGAGCTATCTGTAAATCTCAGCGATCGCTTTGACCTGTGGGGCGTTAATGCTTATCTGATACCACTGGAGGTGGCTCTTGCCAAAAAGAATGTGAAAGATTGCCTTTCATTGATTAAGTCAGTATTATCTGCTGTAGCTTCTCCCTGGAAGGTCAGTGATTCTTTATTATACAGTCATATCCCTGTAAAAGAAGAAACTCAGCAAAACTATTGTAAACAGCTATTTTCCGCTTTTCTGGCTGAGATGGAAAGCAGCCCTAAATATGAATTTCTTCACGACAATGTTGAGTTTCGACACTTAATAGAACGAAATAAAGGAAAATACAATTAA
- a CDS encoding YcjF family protein, with translation MDINISDVASQCINEINKKIKNLKNLNIIVAGKTGVGKSTLINYIFREQLAETGIGKPVTQHIQKITKKDIPLTIYDTKGLELGRDTQKQIKSEIIDKIKEGLYAKDENKCIHCIWYCINTASDRIEEDEIEWIKEFTEDNKDTQVPIILVLTKSFSKAKAKEFKNYIDSLNLHVCAIVPVLAMDYEIDDDYTAKAYGGEELIEIMGELLGEELIPTLQNVQKAAIKQKIKYARGIVATTVTATFAEGFAPVPFADAALLVPTQVTMIASITVAFGLKVDKGIITSFITSILGTAGATIAGRTIVSNIFKLLPGVGTIVGGMISGGTAAVITTALGEAYIKLMEKMCLGEIKAVDLSSKEAMTEMKDIFKKELKKKQ, from the coding sequence ATGGATATTAATATTTCAGATGTAGCTAGCCAATGTATAAATGAAATCAATAAGAAAATCAAGAATTTAAAAAATCTGAATATTATTGTAGCCGGCAAAACAGGAGTTGGTAAGAGTACATTAATTAATTATATCTTCAGAGAGCAGCTGGCGGAAACCGGAATCGGAAAACCTGTAACACAGCATATACAGAAGATAACAAAGAAAGATATACCTTTAACGATCTATGATACGAAAGGATTAGAGCTTGGGCGGGATACGCAGAAACAGATTAAATCTGAAATCATTGATAAAATAAAAGAAGGACTTTATGCCAAAGATGAAAATAAATGCATTCATTGTATCTGGTATTGTATCAATACGGCATCTGACAGAATTGAAGAAGATGAAATTGAATGGATTAAGGAGTTTACAGAAGATAATAAAGATACGCAGGTCCCTATTATCCTTGTATTAACCAAATCATTTTCGAAAGCCAAAGCCAAGGAATTCAAGAACTATATCGACAGCCTTAATTTGCATGTTTGCGCTATTGTTCCTGTATTGGCGATGGACTACGAAATAGATGATGATTATACAGCCAAAGCTTATGGTGGAGAGGAACTTATAGAAATCATGGGGGAGCTGTTAGGGGAGGAATTGATCCCCACTCTTCAGAATGTTCAAAAAGCGGCGATAAAGCAAAAAATTAAATATGCCAGAGGGATTGTTGCCACAACGGTAACAGCTACCTTTGCAGAAGGCTTTGCACCGGTTCCTTTTGCCGATGCAGCGCTTTTAGTACCAACACAGGTTACTATGATTGCATCCATTACAGTCGCATTCGGCCTTAAGGTGGACAAAGGTATCATTACATCCTTTATTACCTCAATCTTAGGAACCGCAGGTGCTACAATTGCAGGCAGAACCATTGTATCCAATATCTTTAAACTGCTTCCTGGAGTCGGTACGATAGTAGGTGGTATGATTTCCGGAGGTACAGCCGCTGTTATAACCACTGCTTTGGGAGAAGCCTATATTAAACTAATGGAAAAAATGTGCCTTGGAGAAATAAAGGCTGTTGATCTGAGTAGTAAAGAAGCTATGACTGAAATGAAGGATATCTTTAAAAAAGAGTTGAAGAAAAAACAATGA
- a CDS encoding serine hydrolase domain-containing protein: protein MDRELYQKINSLYEESSLLQDFNGYILIKEGEHILFQQNFGYSDYAQKKIADENTIYNLGSITKQFTALCVLQLAQRGLLSLNETIATYLPDLYYGRNIIIQDILNMISGIPEYWSKTEWHEIPQVTSEDSYSFIKSLTDYDLPHKTFHYCNSNYIILGKLIEKVSGISLREYLNENIFIPLNMMRTSFLTLDPKDINTATGYKSPHISKWEKNTVVINSFAGAGGIYSTAADLCKWDEALYTEKLLTQDFMSEFLTPVLSNYAMGWYINGDKIFHGGDSPGFSVRFTRVPNRRLIILLLCNFDGCKESNMGHYADMIDMLVLK, encoded by the coding sequence ATGGATAGAGAACTATATCAAAAGATTAACAGTTTATATGAAGAAAGCTCACTTTTACAAGACTTTAACGGTTATATATTAATCAAAGAGGGTGAACATATTTTATTTCAGCAAAACTTTGGATACTCTGATTATGCTCAGAAGAAAATAGCAGATGAAAACACTATTTACAACCTTGGCTCCATAACAAAACAATTTACTGCGCTCTGTGTGCTGCAACTGGCACAAAGAGGGTTATTATCCCTTAATGAAACTATTGCTACCTACTTACCTGACTTATATTATGGAAGGAATATAATAATCCAGGATATTCTAAATATGATTTCCGGAATACCGGAATACTGGTCTAAAACAGAATGGCATGAAATCCCACAAGTTACCTCTGAAGATTCTTATTCGTTTATAAAGTCACTTACGGATTATGATCTACCGCATAAAACATTCCATTATTGTAATTCTAATTATATTATTTTAGGTAAATTAATTGAAAAGGTATCCGGTATCAGCCTTAGGGAATACCTGAACGAAAATATTTTTATTCCCCTTAACATGATGCGCACGTCCTTCCTTACACTTGACCCAAAAGACATAAATACTGCTACCGGTTATAAATCACCTCATATTTCAAAATGGGAAAAGAATACTGTTGTCATTAACTCTTTTGCAGGTGCAGGAGGGATTTATTCCACCGCAGCCGATCTATGTAAATGGGATGAAGCACTTTATACCGAAAAGCTGTTGACCCAGGATTTTATGTCAGAGTTCCTAACTCCTGTTCTATCTAATTATGCAATGGGATGGTATATAAATGGTGATAAAATATTTCATGGCGGCGATTCGCCAGGTTTTAGCGTTAGGTTTACTCGTGTACCAAACCGTAGATTAATAATTCTGCTATTATGTAACTTTGATGGCTGCAAAGAATCAAATATGGGTCATTACGCTGATATGATTGATATGTTAGTACTAAAATAA
- a CDS encoding pyridoxamine 5'-phosphate oxidase family protein, producing MSKYENAIKLLEERCGNGKEEVIALATISLASNAAGSPRPAVRMVSAYYEAGAFYVSTDIRKNKMLQIEKNNEVSVCGFDWYAFQGTAENLGWVKDEKNAKVRENFKKIFDWFEEVGDEDNPNSIVLRITLTEGTITDNERKYGELQYAIDFINKTVK from the coding sequence ATGAGCAAATATGAAAATGCAATAAAGCTTTTGGAAGAACGATGTGGAAATGGGAAAGAAGAAGTTATTGCACTTGCAACAATATCACTCGCTTCAAACGCTGCGGGTAGTCCCCGCCCTGCTGTACGTATGGTAAGTGCTTATTATGAAGCTGGTGCATTTTATGTTTCTACGGACATAAGAAAAAATAAAATGTTGCAAATTGAGAAAAACAACGAGGTTTCTGTCTGTGGTTTCGATTGGTACGCTTTCCAGGGCACAGCTGAGAATCTTGGCTGGGTCAAGGATGAGAAGAATGCCAAAGTCAGAGAAAATTTCAAGAAAATATTTGACTGGTTCGAGGAAGTTGGAGACGAAGACAATCCGAACTCAATTGTTCTGCGTATCACACTCACAGAGGGAACGATTACTGACAATGAGAGAAAATACGGTGAACTGCAGTATGCAATCGATTTTATTAATAAAACAGTGAAATAA
- a CDS encoding DUF6273 domain-containing protein, which produces MQIGDKIVFGRYEWRVLDIQDNTALLVTECIIEQRAYHDAYKEITWADCSLRKYLNGEFYDKFDVTDRAKIITVLNKNPDNQWYGSKGGVDTRDNIFLLSLEEVCQYFGDSLSKLLNRGKNQRYWFERKDENNSKRIARLQDKEWSWWWWLRSPGRVNVKAVYIFGTDGNIGIQGNNILKGNISDGKCTGGVRPAMWIKLGV; this is translated from the coding sequence ATGCAGATAGGTGATAAAATAGTATTTGGCAGGTACGAGTGGCGTGTACTTGACATTCAGGACAATACAGCTCTACTTGTAACGGAATGTATTATAGAACAACGTGCTTACCATGACGCTTATAAGGAAATAACATGGGCTGACTGCTCGCTCCGAAAATATCTTAACGGTGAGTTCTATGACAAGTTCGATGTAACCGATAGGGCAAAAATAATTACGGTGCTAAATAAAAATCCTGATAACCAGTGGTATGGTTCAAAAGGGGGAGTTGATACAAGGGACAATATATTTTTGTTAAGCCTTGAGGAAGTGTGCCAATATTTTGGTGATAGTCTTTCAAAGCTCCTAAACCGTGGAAAAAATCAAAGATATTGGTTTGAAAGAAAAGATGAAAACAACAGTAAGAGAATAGCAAGACTTCAGGATAAGGAATGGAGTTGGTGGTGGTGGCTTCGGTCGCCGGGCCGGGTTAATGTAAAAGCGGTATACATCTTTGGAACAGACGGTAATATAGGTATTCAAGGCAACAATATATTAAAAGGCAACATCAGCGATGGCAAATGTACAGGTGGTGTCCGTCCCGCTATGTGGATAAAGCTGGGAGTATGA
- a CDS encoding effector binding domain-containing protein, whose translation MLKLKPDARSFGFDCPLGASEVGENSYAYEMWVSVPDDMEIPAPLVRREFSGGLYAAHVLRTWDFQDWRRLKEWVKESDKYENDWGSPRWESPETAFGQGFEETLNFYNFVQKHNSEMKYLQIDLLFPIKEKE comes from the coding sequence TTGTTAAAGCTTAAACCTGATGCGCGCAGTTTTGGATTTGATTGTCCTCTGGGAGCATCAGAAGTTGGAGAGAACTCCTACGCTTATGAAATGTGGGTATCTGTCCCCGATGATATGGAGATACCGGCACCATTAGTAAGACGAGAATTCAGTGGTGGATTATATGCCGCACATGTGTTAAGAACGTGGGATTTCCAGGATTGGCGTCGTCTGAAAGAATGGGTGAAAGAAAGCGATAAATACGAGAATGACTGGGGGTCACCTCGGTGGGAATCACCTGAAACAGCTTTTGGACAAGGCTTTGAAGAAACCTTAAATTTCTATAATTTTGTTCAGAAGCACAATTCTGAAATGAAGTATTTACAAATTGATTTACTCTTCCCTATAAAGGAAAAGGAATAA
- a CDS encoding VOC family protein, which produces MNGMNVNVGVILFVEDIEKMVSFYKNIMEFDTDWDGGLWAEFKTKSGPLSLAMYDRENFAKAVGESYYPPKGINLTMEIGIWLPKFLDVDIEYERLMALGVKSFTGKPETFPFGIRNFYITDPEGNLLEIGSRGQEETT; this is translated from the coding sequence ATGAATGGTATGAATGTTAATGTAGGTGTAATTCTTTTTGTTGAAGACATAGAAAAAATGGTTTCATTTTATAAAAACATCATGGAATTTGATACCGACTGGGACGGCGGATTATGGGCGGAATTTAAAACAAAAAGCGGGCCGTTATCATTAGCAATGTATGATCGGGAAAATTTTGCGAAAGCCGTAGGGGAGTCCTATTACCCCCCGAAGGGAATTAACTTAACAATGGAAATAGGTATTTGGCTGCCAAAATTTTTAGATGTTGATATAGAATATGAGCGCCTAATGGCACTTGGAGTAAAGTCATTTACGGGAAAACCAGAAACCTTCCCATTTGGCATACGAAATTTCTATATTACAGACCCTGAAGGTAATTTGCTTGAGATCGGAAGTAGGGGACAAGAAGAAACCACATAA
- a CDS encoding CPBP family intramembrane glutamic endopeptidase produces MLLLKNSNNANRIWRMIIVAIIGYIVISIVTVVTPGLLFSFITKVSFNAALDVIMQSILAQIFIMIVTLILIYYWIKLLLDKEETVIYTIGFTGRYFLKVLSGFTFGSIFILLVLAPLYLSHSYVLEYRVLDDKVVSVLIAGLFNYVTVAFAEEIIFRGYIQYQTSKKNKVIGCIITAMIFALFHLMNSSYSYLSLIYLFVGGMMFSTMRLATKSLMFPMGFHLAWNWLLSSIFGIDSDRAWLRTTISKDTWWNGGGIGAESSIFGLIIMILATGGFMYAYFHSIGKKE; encoded by the coding sequence ATGTTATTGTTAAAAAATAGTAATAATGCAAACCGAATATGGAGGATGATTATTGTAGCGATTATAGGATATATCGTTATATCCATTGTTACAGTAGTTACACCTGGATTATTATTTTCTTTCATTACAAAGGTTTCCTTTAATGCTGCACTGGATGTTATAATGCAATCAATCTTAGCACAAATATTTATAATGATAGTTACATTGATACTGATTTATTATTGGATAAAGCTTCTTTTGGATAAAGAGGAGACAGTTATATATACTATTGGTTTTACTGGTAGATATTTTTTAAAAGTGTTAAGTGGCTTTACTTTTGGCAGTATTTTTATACTATTAGTGCTAGCCCCACTGTATTTATCTCATTCTTATGTTCTTGAATATCGAGTATTAGATGATAAAGTTGTCTCAGTACTCATTGCAGGATTATTTAATTATGTAACTGTTGCTTTTGCTGAGGAAATTATTTTTCGTGGCTACATACAATATCAGACAAGTAAAAAGAATAAAGTAATTGGGTGTATAATTACGGCAATGATTTTTGCTTTATTTCATTTAATGAACTCAAGCTATTCATACCTTTCACTAATATATCTTTTTGTGGGTGGAATGATGTTCTCAACTATGCGTTTGGCAACAAAAAGCTTAATGTTTCCAATGGGTTTTCATCTAGCTTGGAACTGGCTGTTATCTAGTATATTTGGAATTGACTCAGATAGAGCTTGGCTACGAACTACAATCTCTAAAGATACATGGTGGAATGGTGGGGGCATAGGCGCAGAATCAAGCATATTTGGTCTGATTATAATGATTCTTGCAACAGGCGGCTTTATGTATGCATATTTTCACTCAATAGGTAAGAAGGAATGA
- a CDS encoding sugar kinase yields MKLLQEKKEFDALAFGEILLRLSSPINERLISGGIFEKRAGGAELNVVSGISLMGLRTGIISKIPKTELGTFIKNNIRFCGVSDDWLIYDDSEEARLGLYYYEYGVYPRKPTVVYDRKNASVNTIRLDDIKEEVFSKTRLFHTSGISLALSGQARETSIALVKKFKAAGAAISFDVNFRANLWNEEKAKATIEEILPSVDILFISEETARRTFLKTGELKDILKEFAERYDISILASTKRTIISPKKHNFTSIIYCKEEDCFYEENPYEHIEVVDRIGSGDAYVSGVLFGLLEYGDCRSALEFGNACCAVKNTVLGDLPSSDRKEIERIIANHKDTGYQSEMNR; encoded by the coding sequence ATGAAGTTGCTGCAGGAGAAGAAAGAGTTTGATGCACTGGCATTTGGAGAAATTTTATTAAGATTATCCTCTCCCATCAATGAAAGATTAATATCTGGAGGTATATTTGAGAAAAGAGCAGGTGGAGCGGAACTAAATGTAGTATCCGGTATATCGCTTATGGGACTTCGAACCGGTATAATCTCTAAAATCCCCAAGACAGAATTAGGGACCTTTATTAAGAATAATATACGTTTTTGTGGAGTGAGTGATGATTGGCTGATTTACGATGACAGTGAAGAAGCAAGGCTTGGATTGTATTATTACGAGTATGGCGTATATCCAAGAAAACCTACTGTTGTTTATGACAGAAAAAATGCATCGGTAAATACGATCAGGCTGGATGATATAAAGGAGGAAGTATTTTCAAAGACAAGATTATTTCATACGAGTGGGATTTCACTTGCTTTATCCGGACAGGCAAGAGAGACTTCAATTGCATTAGTAAAGAAGTTTAAGGCAGCAGGAGCAGCAATATCCTTTGATGTTAATTTTAGAGCCAATCTTTGGAATGAAGAAAAGGCAAAGGCGACCATTGAGGAGATCCTTCCCTCTGTCGATATCCTGTTTATTTCAGAGGAAACGGCAAGAAGAACCTTTCTTAAGACAGGTGAACTAAAAGATATCTTAAAGGAATTTGCAGAGCGATATGACATAAGTATATTGGCGTCAACCAAACGCACAATAATAAGTCCGAAAAAACATAACTTCACTTCCATCATCTACTGTAAGGAAGAGGATTGCTTCTACGAAGAAAATCCCTATGAGCATATTGAGGTAGTAGATCGTATAGGAAGCGGCGATGCGTATGTGTCAGGTGTGCTTTTTGGCCTTCTGGAATATGGAGACTGCAGGTCTGCTTTGGAGTTTGGTAATGCCTGCTGTGCAGTAAAAAATACAGTTTTGGGTGATCTGCCCTCTTCTGACAGGAAAGAAATAGAACGTATTATAGCAAACCATAAGGATACGGGCTATCAAAGTGAGATGAACCGGTAA
- a CDS encoding bifunctional 4-hydroxy-2-oxoglutarate aldolase/2-dehydro-3-deoxy-phosphogluconate aldolase — protein MHDVLKQIQKLGIVPVVKLDSVEDAKPLAQALIDGGLPCAEVTFRTEAAEESIRIMASEFPEMLVGAGTVLTTEQVDRAVNAGAKFIVSPGLNPKVVKYCVDKGIPITPGCANPSDIEQAIELGLDVVKFFPAEAAGGLNMIKAMSAPYVNMKFMPTGGITEKNLLSYLDFPKIIACGGSWMVNDAFVKNGEFDKIRDLTKEAITKMLGFELRHIGINATNETEANGIADSFDNLFGFTKNSGNSSIFAGLGIEVMKTPYLGKHGHIAIATNYLERAVYHLESRGFHFDAETEKFDKNNKKVAVYLKEEIGGYAVHLLQK, from the coding sequence ATGCATGATGTATTAAAACAAATTCAGAAACTTGGTATTGTACCGGTAGTTAAGCTGGATTCTGTAGAAGATGCCAAGCCTTTGGCGCAGGCATTGATTGATGGAGGACTTCCTTGTGCGGAGGTTACTTTCCGAACAGAGGCTGCAGAGGAATCCATTCGTATAATGGCCTCCGAGTTTCCCGAGATGCTTGTAGGAGCAGGAACAGTACTTACAACCGAGCAGGTTGACAGAGCAGTTAATGCCGGTGCGAAATTCATAGTAAGTCCCGGGCTTAATCCCAAGGTAGTAAAATATTGTGTGGATAAAGGAATACCCATTACTCCCGGCTGTGCAAATCCCAGTGACATAGAACAGGCCATAGAACTGGGCCTTGATGTAGTTAAGTTCTTCCCTGCAGAAGCAGCAGGAGGACTAAATATGATAAAGGCTATGTCAGCACCTTATGTAAACATGAAGTTTATGCCTACCGGTGGTATTACTGAGAAGAATCTGCTATCCTATCTCGATTTCCCCAAAATCATTGCCTGCGGCGGAAGCTGGATGGTAAATGATGCTTTTGTTAAAAATGGTGAGTTTGACAAAATCAGGGATCTGACAAAAGAAGCAATCACAAAGATGCTTGGTTTTGAATTAAGACATATCGGAATCAACGCTACCAATGAAACAGAAGCAAACGGAATAGCAGACTCCTTTGACAATCTGTTTGGCTTTACGAAAAATTCCGGCAATTCATCCATTTTTGCAGGCCTTGGAATAGAGGTAATGAAGACACCATACCTGGGAAAACATGGACATATTGCAATCGCAACCAACTATCTGGAAAGAGCAGTTTATCATCTGGAGAGCCGTGGCTTCCATTTTGATGCAGAGACTGAAAAATTCGATAAAAATAATAAGAAAGTGGCTGTTTATCTAAAAGAAGAAATCGGTGGTTATGCAGTACACCTTCTTCAGAAATAA
- a CDS encoding CvpA family protein, which yields MMALASANPINWVLIVVAAILIGFVLNGRRMGFIRTVFTLFSTIIAIMLTIWVSPIISKEAQKNEKLMDFTTKKIQKIIDYEEKENKDDKVTDQVSFIGKLPLPKAMRESLVENNNKEVYKAMAVDNFKEYVSQSVSRMVINAGAFLVVFIIVSIALSVICIALDILSKLPLINGLNKTAGLLAGLLQGIVVVWVLFLVLTVFAGTEGGQKVFQMINDSTFLSVLYNNNMLLKFITNLGQVLLS from the coding sequence ATGATGGCATTAGCATCGGCGAACCCCATAAACTGGGTATTGATAGTAGTAGCAGCAATTTTAATCGGCTTTGTTTTAAACGGAAGAAGAATGGGCTTTATACGTACAGTATTCACTCTGTTTTCAACTATAATAGCGATCATGCTTACTATATGGGTAAGCCCTATTATCAGCAAAGAAGCACAGAAAAATGAAAAGCTAATGGACTTTACCACAAAAAAAATACAGAAAATAATTGATTATGAAGAGAAAGAAAACAAAGATGATAAAGTAACCGATCAGGTAAGCTTTATCGGAAAACTTCCTCTTCCGAAAGCCATGAGAGAATCCTTGGTAGAGAATAATAACAAAGAAGTATACAAAGCCATGGCAGTTGATAATTTCAAAGAATATGTCAGCCAGTCTGTCAGCAGAATGGTAATAAATGCAGGAGCTTTTCTGGTAGTATTTATCATCGTAAGCATCGCATTAAGTGTAATCTGTATAGCACTTGATATCCTGAGCAAGCTGCCGCTTATAAATGGCCTCAATAAAACAGCCGGACTGCTGGCTGGTCTGTTACAGGGAATTGTCGTGGTATGGGTATTATTTCTCGTTCTAACAGTATTTGCAGGCACGGAAGGGGGACAGAAGGTATTTCAGATGATTAATGACAGTACCTTTTTATCTGTGCTTTATAATAATAACATGCTGCTTAAGTTTATTACCAATTTAGGGCAGGTATTATTGTCATAA